From a region of the Sminthopsis crassicaudata isolate SCR6 chromosome 6, ASM4859323v1, whole genome shotgun sequence genome:
- the LOC141546288 gene encoding zinc finger protein 8-like isoform X5 codes for MGPGSLRPPQEVVTFKELAVDFTQEEWGLLDPSQKELYKEVMVENAQNLLSLGLPAPGEEMISYFEQREALWMLDQECLRRCSPGKEKMTEFLFC; via the exons ATGGGCCCTGGGAGCCTCAGACCTCCACAG GAGGTTGTGACATTCAAGGAGCTAGCTGTGGACTTCACCCAGGAGGAGTGGGGGCTCTTGGACCCCTCTCAGAAGGAGCTATATAAGGAGGTCATGGTGGAGAATGCCCAGAACCTGCTCTCCTTGG GGCTTCCTGCTCCCGGAGAAGAGATGATCTCTTATTTTGAGCAAAGGGAAGCACTGTGGATGCTGGACCAAGAATGCCTGAGGAGATGCTCTCCAG gaaaagagaaaatgactgaGTTTCTCTTCTgctga
- the LOC141546288 gene encoding zinc finger protein 8-like isoform X2, protein MGPGSLRPPQEVVTFKELAVDFTQEEWGLLDPSQKELYKEVMVENAQNLLSLGLPAPGEEMISYFEQREALWMLDQECLRRCSPVARNWKLSGCPAAGKY, encoded by the exons ATGGGCCCTGGGAGCCTCAGACCTCCACAG GAGGTTGTGACATTCAAGGAGCTAGCTGTGGACTTCACCCAGGAGGAGTGGGGGCTCTTGGACCCCTCTCAGAAGGAGCTATATAAGGAGGTCATGGTGGAGAATGCCCAGAACCTGCTCTCCTTGG GGCTTCCTGCTCCCGGAGAAGAGATGATCTCTTATTTTGAGCAAAGGGAAGCACTGTGGATGCTGGACCAAGAATGCCTGAGGAGATGCTCTCCAG tggcaagaaactggaaactgagtggatgcccagcagCTGGGAAATACTGA
- the LOC141546288 gene encoding zinc finger protein 8-like isoform X3 has translation MGPGSLRPPQEVVTFKELAVDFTQEEWGLLDPSQKELYKEVMVENAQNLLSLGLPAPGEEMISYFEQREALWMLDQECLRRCSPDKETESNRSPIT, from the exons ATGGGCCCTGGGAGCCTCAGACCTCCACAG GAGGTTGTGACATTCAAGGAGCTAGCTGTGGACTTCACCCAGGAGGAGTGGGGGCTCTTGGACCCCTCTCAGAAGGAGCTATATAAGGAGGTCATGGTGGAGAATGCCCAGAACCTGCTCTCCTTGG GGCTTCCTGCTCCCGGAGAAGAGATGATCTCTTATTTTGAGCAAAGGGAAGCACTGTGGATGCTGGACCAAGAATGCCTGAGGAGATGCTCTCCAG ataaagaaactgaatctaACAGAAGTCCTATAACTTGA
- the LOC141546288 gene encoding uncharacterized protein LOC141546288 isoform X1, with amino-acid sequence MGPGSLRPPQEVVTFKELAVDFTQEEWGLLDPSQKELYKEVMVENAQNLLSLGLPAPGEEMISYFEQREALWMLDQECLRRCSPGEIRLEMKEPPAELSHSVVETPKQLFMGDGSSDFTWRESCATHERIQFRERRCECTECGKDFIKKENLIEQSRIHTGEKTNDCNQGGKAFKNRVFLSLHQRTHTGEKPYECNQCGKVFRHKGVLTRHQRIHTGEKPYVCNQCGKSFGTKGDLTSHQIMHTGEKTNDCNQGGKAFKNRVFLSLHQRTHTGEKPYECNQCGKAFTRKSHLIEHQRIHSGEKPYECNQCGKAFARKSILTSHQRIHTGEKPYDCKCGKAFRSKGGFLAHQRIHTGEKPYECNQCGKAFRQKEALIVHQRIHTGEKPYECNQCGKAFIERKALTVHQRIHTGEKPYECNQCGKAFRKKEPLIVHQRIHTGEKPYVCNQCGKAFRHKSSLTDHKCNQT; translated from the exons ATGGGCCCTGGGAGCCTCAGACCTCCACAG GAGGTTGTGACATTCAAGGAGCTAGCTGTGGACTTCACCCAGGAGGAGTGGGGGCTCTTGGACCCCTCTCAGAAGGAGCTATATAAGGAGGTCATGGTGGAGAATGCCCAGAACCTGCTCTCCTTGG GGCTTCCTGCTCCCGGAGAAGAGATGATCTCTTATTTTGAGCAAAGGGAAGCACTGTGGATGCTGGACCAAGAATGCCTGAGGAGATGCTCTCCAG gAGAGATtagacttgaaatgaaagaaccTCCTGCAGAGCTAAGCCATTCTGTGGTAGAAACTCCCAAGCAACTATTCATGGGTGATGGATCCTCTGACTTTACTTGGAGAGAAAGCTGTGCAACACATGAGAGAATCCAGTTTAGAGAGAGACGTTGTGAATGTACTGAATGtggaaaagattttataaaaaaggaaaatcttattGAACAATcgagaatccacacaggagagaaaACTAATGATTGTAACCAGGGTGGAAAGGCTTTCAAAAATAGAGTATTTCTTAGTTTGCATCAgagaacccacactggagagaagccttatgaatgtaatcagtgtggaaaggttTTTAGACACAAGGGAGTTCTTactagacatcagagaatccacactggagagaaaccttatgtatgtaaccaatgtggaaagtcATTTGGAACGAAGGGAGATCTTACTAGTCATCAGATAATGCACACAGGAGAGAAAACTAATGATTGTAACCAGGGTGGAAAGGCTTTCAAAAATAGAGTATTTCTTAGTTTGCATCAgagaacccacactggagagaagccttatgaatgtaatcagtgtggaaaggctttcacaagaaAGTCACATCTtattgaacatcagagaatccacagtggagagaaaccttatgaatgtaaccagtgtggaaaggcttttgcACGCAAGAGCATTCTTACTAgtcatcagagaatccatactggagagaagccttatgattGTAAgtgtggaaaggcctttagaaGTAAGGGAGGTTTTcttgcacatcagagaatccacactggagagaaaccttatgaatgtaaccagtgtggaaaggcttttagacaaAAAGAAgctcttattgtacatcagagaatccacactggtgagaaaccttatgaatgtaaccagtgtggaaaggcttttatagAAAGGAAggctcttactgtacatcagagaatccacactggagagaagccttatgaatgtaaccagtgtggaaaggcttttagaaaaaaagaacctcttattgtacatcagagaatccacactggtgagaaaccttatgtatgtaaccagtgtggaaaagcttttagaCATAAATCTAGTCTTACTGACCATAAGTGTAACCAGACTTAA